Genomic segment of Pseudomonas sp. DY-1:
GTGGCGTTCCAGGCTCTGCAGCGGGCATTCGTCTCAGCTTCCTGGACGTCGCTGGTGCCAAGACCGGGGCCCTGCTTCCTACAGGTCATGCTATCGAGCAGATTGAGGGTGTCGACGTCACCTGCCTGGATGCCGCGACACCGACGGTGATGATTCGTGCAAGCGACCTGGGTGTGGATGGTCACGCCGATCCGGCTTCACTGGATGCCAACAGCGCAATGCTTGAGCGTCTGGAGCGCATTCGCTGTGAAGCGGGCCGTCGCATGGGCATGGGAGATGTCAGCCAGTCGGTGCTGCCAAAACCCATTCTGCTGTCGTCGGCAGTTGGCGAAGACGGAACGCTGTGTGCGCGCTACTTCGTACCACAGCGCTGCCACAAGGCGCTTGCCGTAACTGGCGCGATCGCTCTTGGCGCCGCTGTGAATGTTCCCGGCAGCGTGGCCCATCGCCTCGCCCTGGAAACCAGTCGCGTAGAAGCTGGCCAACCCCTCGCGTCCATACGTATCGAGCACCCCTCAGGCCATCTGGACCTGCGAGTCGAGTTGCGTGATGGCAACCCGATGGATATCGCCCGAGTCTCGCTGATCCGAACTGCCCGCAAGATCATGGATGGTCGTCTCTATTACCGCATGCCGGATGCAGTCCACTGATTCCAAATGCTGTCCCGCGTCTCGATACGCCCAGACAACAATCACAAGACGGGTAACCCAAATGAACTCTTTCATCACACGCTGCTTACATCACAACTGCGCTGCAACCAGTCATCCACATTCTTCGTGAGGATGGCTGGGGCGCTTGCACGCCCTGGCGATTAGCGGCTTCATGTGCGGCGGCTCGTACGCCTGAATGGAGCTGGAACCCATAATTACAAGAGTCCAACGCCATGCTTTCTCTGCTCGGCTTGTCCATGGTGGTCGTGTTCACCTATCTGATCATGACCAAACGCCTGTCCCCGGTAGTGGCCCTGACAGTAGTGCCCATTGTCTTCGCATTGGTCGGCGGCTTCGCGCCCGAGCTCGGCAAGATGATGCTCGACGGCCTGAAGACGGTGGCGCCTTCTGCAGCGCTATTGCTTTTCGCCATCCTGTTTTTTGGCATCATGATCGACTCCGGGCTGTTCGACCCGCTGATTCGCCGCATCCTGCAGACAGTCAACGGCAACCCGGTGAAGATCGCCATGGGCACCGCCGTACTGTCGCTGCTGGTGGCGCTGGATGGTGACGGCACCACCACCTACATGATCACCGTGGCCGCCATGCTGCCGCTGTACAAGCGCATCGGTATGAACCCGCTGATCCTCGCCTGCATATCCATGCTGTCGCTGAGCATCATGAGCGGCATGAGCCCCTGGGGCGGTCCGGCTACCCGTGCAATCGCCGTACTCGGGCTGGACGCCAGCGAATACTTCATTCCGATGCTCCCGACTATGGCGGGCGGGGCGCTTTGGGTGGTGTTCACCGCCTATATTCTGGGGCGCAAAGAGCTGAAGCGGATCGGCAATACCCATCTGAAAACCGGTGGTGACGACTGCTACATCAAGGCCATCCTGGCCGATAACCCGAACAAGCGACCGAAGCTGATCTGGCTGAACCTCCTGCTGGTGATCGCGGTAATGGTCGCTCTGGTGGCAGGACTGATGAACGCGGCGGTGCTGTTCATGCTCGGCTTCGTCGTGGCCTTGATGATCAACTACCCGCAGCTGGACCTGCAGAAGGAGCGCATCCTCGCCCACTCGGGCAACGCCATGACCGTGGTGCTGCTGGTGTTCGCCGCCGGGGTATTCGCCGGCATATTCTCCGGCACCAAGATGGTGGATTCCCTGGCCAACTCCCTGGTGGAGATGATCCCATCCTCCTGGGGCAGTTTCTTCCCGCTGGTGGTGGCCATCACCAGCATGCCGCTTACCTTCGTGCTCTCCAACGACGCGTACTACTTCGGCATGGTGCCCATACTCGCCCAGGCCGCTGCGGCCTATGGCATCGATCCGGTGGAAATCGCACGCGCGTCCATCCTCGGCCAGCCGGTGCACCTGATGAGTCCGTTGGTGGCCTCGACACTCCTGCTGGTGGGCATGGTCGATACTGACATCGGCGACTTCCAGCGCTTCACCTACAAATGGGCGATCCTCACCTCGCTCGTCATTACCGTGCTGGCCCTGCTAACGGGTGCCATCACGCTGCTCGCGTGAGTTTCCGCGCCCGGCGAAGTCGGGCAAGCCCCCCCTGATATCTGGCCCCGTGGTGTGTTCCTGCGCGCCCGCTGGCCGAGTGCGTCCAGAACAAAAAGGTGAAGACACCATGAAAACCAACGCCAAGCCCCTGCCTTCCACCCTGGCGTGCCTAGTCGCCTGCCTGGCACCTGCCGCAGGGGCCGCCGGTTTCATCGAAGACAGCAAGGCCAACCTGCAATTGCGCAACATCTACTTCAACGATGACTTCAAGGATGAGAAGGGCATGTCCGCCAAGTCCGCTGCCAACGCACAGTCGAAGAAGGAAGAATGGGCCCAGGGTTTCCTGCTGGATCTGCAATCCGGCTACACCGCAGGCCGCCTCGGTTTCGGCCTGGACGCCCTGGGACTGCTGGGTGTGAAACTGGACTCCGGCGCTGGGCGAGCCGGTACCGGGCTTTTGCCACTGCACGATGACGGCCGGGCTGCGGACGAATTTTCCAGCCTGGGCCTGACCGGCAAGGCACGCTTCGCCGGTACCACGCTCAAGCACGGCACTCATCAGCCCAAGCTGCCGGTGCTGGTGCGCAACGATGCACGTTTGTTGCCGCAAACCTTCGAAGGCACCCAGGTCACCAGCGCAGATATAGCCGACCTAAGCCTCACAGGTGGTTACTTCGACGAGTTCCGCATGCGCGACTCCAGTGACAACCATTCGATCACTGCCGATGGATACGCAGGTGATGACGGTGAGGGCTTCTGGTTCGCCGGCGCTGACTACAAGCCCAGCAAGGCCCTGATCCTGAGTTACTACTATGGCGAGCTGGAAGAGTTCTACCAGCAGCACTTCATCGGCGTGGTCCACAGCTTGCCCCTGGGGCCAGGCAGCCTCACCACCGATCTGCGCTATTTCCATAGCCAGGATGCGGGAGAGGCGCGCAATGGCGAACTGGACAACGACATGTACAGCGGCCTGCTGACTTACACCCAGAAGGGCCATGCCTTAAGCGCAGGCTACCAGCAACTGAATGGCGAAGGCGGGCTGCCATTCGTCAACGGCGCCACGGTGTACAGCTTTAGCAACGCCGGGGTCGGCAAGTTCGTCGAGGAAGACGAGCGCACCTGGATGCTCGGATACGCCTACGACTTTGCGGCCATCGGAGTGCCTGGACTGACTGCTGGCGTTCGCTATTTCAAAGGCCGGGATGGCACGACCGAACTGCGCGGCAGCGAGGTGAATGCCCACGAATGGGAGCGGGACATTGACCTTGCCTACGTGGTGCAGCAGGGGGCTCTCAAAGGACTTGGCGTGAAGCTCCGCAACATCGCCTATCGCTCCAGCTACAGCAGGGGCCGCGACAACAATCGACTGTATTTCACCTACGACATCGCGCTCTGGTAGGTCCCGAATGCGGGCTTACCAGCCCGAAGTGGCGCTTGGAAGAGCGGGCGCCGCGCCCGCGTGCCCACAAGGCGCGCGGGCCCTTAATCCTCAAACCACGCTTTTCCGGCCACCCGTCTCGACTACCCGTCGCGCCGGCGGAGGTTCCGGAGCCGGGGGCTTTGCCCCCGGCATTTTTTATCAATAGCGGAGATACGGATTTATGGAGTGGCTGAGTGACCCTGTTTTCTGGATGGCACTGATGCAGATTATCGCCATCGACATCCTGTTGGGTGGTGATAACGCCGTGGTCATCGCACTGGCCTGTCGGCACCTGCCCGAGGCACAACGACGCCAGGCCATCGCTGGTGGAGTCGCCGGGGCAATCCTGCTGCGCATCGCGTTGTTGTTCTTTGCCATGCAGCTATTGGCCTTGCCGTACCTGAAGCTGGTAGGTGCGGCGCTGTTGCTATGGGTCGGCGTGAAATTGTTGCTGCCCGAAGACGAACAAGCCCATGAAGTAAGGGCAGGTGCGAGCTTCTTCGCTGCAATCAAAACGATCATCATCGCCGACGCTGTCATGAGTCTGGACAACGTACTTGCCGTGGCTGGGGCTGCCGGCGGCAACCTGGTCCTCGTCAGCCTGGGCGTGCTGATCAGCATCCCGATCATCGTCTGGGGCAGCCAGCTGGTGCTCAAGGTGATGGATCGTTTCCCGCAGGTTGTACTGCTGGGGGGCGGCTTGCTGGGCTGGATTGCTGGGGGCATGGCGGTAACCGACATCGCCGTGGCGAGCTGGGTTTCGAACGATGTCTGGTCGAAGCACCTGGCTGCAGCTTGTGGCGCTGCCCTGGTGATGGGCACAGGTCTATTGCTGCGCACGCGCGCATCCGCAGTGGTTGATTCGTCAAACGGCTGATGACAGTGGCCTCAGCGAGACAGGCGGATGATCTGCCTCGCCAGGAATGGGCCGACCAGAATGACACCGAACAGGCGCATGGTCTGCATGGCCAGCACCAGACCGACATCCGCCTGGGTATCCAGAGCGATGATTGCCATGGAGTCCAGCCCTCCTGGGCTGGTGGCGAGATAAACGGAGAGGAAGTCCTTGCCCAGCAGTTCCGCAATGTAATGTGCGGACAGGGCGCAAAGTGCGATCAGGGCAAGCGCGCTGAGGAGCATGGCGGGAAGCCGGCGGACGACGAAATCGAAGGTCTCGCGATCGAATCGTAATCCCACGTAGCAACCAAGGGCGCCGTAGGCCAGGCACAACAGCCACTGGGGCAGGTCGATGATGAATACACCGCCCAATTGCATCGCCGCCCCAGCCAGTAGTGGCACGAGCAGCGCGCCTGCTGGGAAGCGAGCACCAATCAACACACTGCCGACCAGAACAAAGATGGTGAGGATGCCATTGGCAGGCACAGCGAAGCCGAGGGAGGCTGCGTCAGCCGGGAGTTGGGGGGAAGTAATTTCGCCACCGAGAGCGTGGCTGACGACTGCACCTATTAACACGACGCAGACCACTCGCACGTATTGCATCGTGGCGACCACTCGGGAGTCTGCCCCGTGGTCCTCCGCCATAGCCACCATAGCGGACGCCGCCCCGGGAGACAGGCCCCAGGCGGCGGCGTTGCCCGGCAGGTCACCGTAGCGCACGAGGCAAAGCGCGACGAGCAAACTCATCACCACCGTTATCGCCGTGGCCAGCAGCATGATGGGCCAATCGTGAGCAATGCTCGCAAGCGTTTCGGCAGTGAGCGAATGAGCCACCAGCAAGCCGATGCAACCCTGACCGAATTTGAAAGCGAGCGCGGGTACTCGGATGCGGGCCCCTCGCACGCCAAGTCCAATGGCGACCAGCATGGAGCCAAGGAAGTCAGCAGCTGGCATTCCGATCTGTCGCAGCACTTGACCTGCGATGACCGCAAGAACGAGCAGAAGCAGCCACTGCCACATAAGGGCAATGGAGTCGAGAGAGGGAAGGGTAGGCAAGGCGATTCTCCGTACGCGCTGTGGGGCTGGGTGTGTCCAACGCGCAACGGCAGTATTCTGGTGCTGATTCATCAAGTCTATTTTCTAATTGTGATGAACCGATAATTCAGAGTTATCGATTATGGATCTGCGCGACCTTGCCTATTTCGAGACCATTGCTGAGCTTGGCCACCTGGGCCGTGCTGCGGAGCGTCTGTGTCGTAGCCAGCCTGCTTTAACCAAGAGCATTCAACGCCTGGAGGAATCCCTTGGAGTCAGCTTGTTCCAGCGTGATGGCCGACGCATCAAGCTGACCCCGGCGGGGCATTTGCTCCTGGAGCGAAGCCGTCAGTTACGCCACAGCGTTGATGAGACGCGTCGCGAGGTGCGCGACTTCGCCAATGGTTTGGTAGGAAATATTCGACTGGGCTGTGCAGTCTCTATGGCCGAATACCTGCTGCCGCAGCTCACAGCAACGCTGCTGAGTCTCGCTCCCAATGTGACATTGACACTTACGGTTGGGATGGACGATGTGCTTCGCGAGGGGTTGTTGCAGGGAAATCTGGACCTGGTCATTAGCCCCTTCGTCGACAAGGTAGAGGGACTGGAAACCCATGCTCTGCTGGAGGACCAAGCCGTGGTTGTGGCACGCCGCGATCATCCGCTTTTCAGCAGGCCTATCAGCCAGCGCGAGCTGTGCCGTTACCGCTGGGTGCTGCCACCTCTTTCAGCCAGTGCGCGCAAGTGGATTGACAACGCCTTCATCAGCCGACAACTGCCGACACCCATGGTGCAGGTGGAAAGCACGTCGATTTCCTTGATGCCACGTTTGATTGCCCGTACTGACTTACTCAGTTTCATTGCCCGTGAACACCTGTTAGGTGGGAAGGCGGAGGCCAGTCTGCGGGAAATTCCATTGGCGGATACCACCATGACGCGGGTAATCGGGGTGAGCTATCGCTCCGAGGGTTACAAGTCGCCGGCGACGGCAACTCTCCTGGATATTCTGCTGACTCATCAGGCCAACCTGTTTCTACAGCTTGATTCATGAGGTCCGGCCAACCTTCTCCGGCATGGCAACCCGACGCGACGGGGCATCAAGCAGGCGCGCTGGCTATTGCTGCGCAATCCGGACGAGCAACAAGTCTAAGTCCGCTTTTGGCCGATTCTGTTGAAAAAGTAGCTGGCGCCCCATGCCGCCGGCAAAATCACGCGCTCAGCGTGCGTGGAGGTGGGCAGCATGATGGGCAGTTATCGGGAGGACAGGCGCGCCTGTTTTAATCGTTCAATCTGGAAGAGCACGTCCATGCGAGTGCTGTGGGAACGCTCGATACTTGCGGGCGTTACAATGGCGCCCGCACCGATTCCCCGAATCGGGCACGCCCGGAGCCAGCTTCAGATGTTCACCCTCGTAACCCTGGACACATCACCGCCCGAATCCCTGAAGAGTCAGGTACTACAAATGGTGGTGGACTACTTCAGCGACATCAGCCCGGTGCCGCTGATGCCCAGCAATCCGCTCTATCAGTTGTATCAGTACGTGATTGGCTACGAGGTGCACCTGTATCTGCAAGCCATGGACAGCTCTCTGGATACTACGGCGCGGTTGATCCTTGCGCTGGATGATGAAGATCCCTCCCAGGTGCTGGGTTTTGCCCTGTACCTGCCGAGCCAGGATGATTCCGAGGCCTGCACTCTGGCCTATATGGCCGTCAAGGCCAGCCACCGCCGACGTGGTATTGCCCGGGCTTTGTTGCAGCAGATGGCCAAGCATCGGCCCCACGTCGAGCTGGCCTGCGTGGCGAACAAGGTGCCGACCTTTGAGTCGATGGGGTTTCAGGTACTGGCAGCGCAAGGGCCACATGTGCTGCTGAACACCCGCGATCACCGCTCGGACGGCATGGTGGCGGTGCAGGACCTGACCCCGATTTTCCAATCCAAGGAAGTGCGGCAGATCCACGCGTATCTGGTGCAGCAACACGGCAAGAAGGCCATGAGTGAGGCCGAGAACAAACGCGACCGCCTGCTCGACCAGATGGCCTACCAGGCTCAGGGATTGGTGAAAGAGCGCTTCCCTACGATTCACTGACAGCCGAAGTGGCAGAAGAATTTTTCTGCTTTGAACGTCCGTTATCGGTCATTGGCTTCGGTAAGGCTGACCTGGCGAGTCGGCGTCCATCTTGCTCAGCGGGAGAATCCTCCGAGGCAGCACTGTCAGCCACGGCCTGGTGGGTGGGCTGTTGGCGCTGCCTTGACTATCAGGGCCTGAGGACGACGATTGCGAGCCGCTGCCAGACATATGCGTGGGAAAAAACGAGTTCCGCGCGGCATGCGCGCTGTTCACAATAAGACTCCCAACGATTGAATATCCCCCTGAGACGCTTATTTGCCTGCCTTTGAACTCACAACAACAGGACTTCCTCCTTTTTTTGTGCTTCGTAAGTTTAGTTGAATTTGTAACAAGGTTTGATGTTGGATGGCTGTTATAAATTTACCGGCAATGTAATTTGGAAGTCGGTTCTGAATATCTGTTCGGATAAGACGAGGTGGAATCGGTGGTTCACTCGCATTGTTCCTCAAGGCAGAGAGACCGCTTGGCTAACCGGGTATTTGTTTCCGCAGTCAACAAAAGAGACCGGCACGGCCCAGGCTTTTGGGGGGACTACATCCGTGCCAGCCAACGCTCGTCGGATTGAGCATTTTCAGCTTGAACGAGAACTGGCTGCGACCGCGTACCATTTATCAACCTGGCCAGACCGTCCGGTAACTATGCCTACAAAGAGGTACGCCAGTACTTCATTAGTTGTAACGCCAATGATCCAAACAGCCGCGCAGAAGTATAAATAACGGCATTGCGACGGCGTCGGAAAAGTGTCGGAGTTTCAGGTCGCCAATTATTGGTACTTGCCAGTTTGGCAAATTTGAAAGACTCGGATTGGTTATTCGTTTGTGTCGCTTAATGGCTGGTTTTGGCCGTTACCAGTCCTCTGGAAACCCTTGCCATCGACCTGTCGTCGGCACGCAGGTGGCCTGAGAGTCCGGCAATGTCACTCAATGTGCGACAGCGGGACTACCGGGATTGCCGCGGAAGGCACCGATTGCTTTCACCACGCCGAGTACGATCAGCGAAATTCCGAGCACTTCCGGAGCCGTGGGCCACCGATGGGAAAAAAGCAAACCCAGGCACGTGGCGAAAACCATCTCCATGGACAGCAGTTGACTGGCGAGCGTTATGGGAAGGCGCTGGGACGCTATGGTCCAGGCCCACGCGCCGCCAATCGATGCAACCGCCGCAAGCATGAGGGCCGGGAGATACAGGTGACCAATGGCGCTCAGTCCAAAACCCAGCATCGGGGCGTTGAACAACTCCATGCCCGCACCCACGGGTAGGAATACGAGGGTTTGCAGGCTGCCGCCGACCATCATCATGGCTGTCCAGAGCCAGGCATTCATGCCGGGGCGTTTCAATAGCGCTCGTTGATTGGCGAGTCCGAACCAGACCCATAGCGCCACTGCAGCCATGGAAGCGCCAACGCCGAGGGCTAACGAGGCGTATGGCAAACCCTCAGGCTGGGCGACGTTCTGGACATTTACCAGGACCAGCCCCAGAGCGGCCAGCGAAAACGGAATCTGCAGCAATCGCCATGAGATTCCACCTTGGACATTTCCGCTGATGGCCAGAGCCACGGGCACCAGGCCCAGAAAGGCGGGCGCTATGACAGGGCCCGCATAGGTGGCGGCGATGGCGACCGCCATGAAGTACCCCACATATCCAATGAATCCCAGCCCTGCAGCGGCCAGCCAGTCTTTCCACCCGAGGTTTCGGCAGGATTCGAAATTTGCCATCAGAATCACTGCGCCAATCAATCCGGAAATGATGAATCTGCAGGCCGCAAGATCGAAGATCGAGTACTCGCCGATGAATAGCGGCGCGATGAAGTTCATCGACCATGTCAGGGAGGCGAATGTCGCTGCGGCAATGCCAGTCGTGAGCCCATGTTTCATCTTCGTCGCTACTCATCCTGGATGAACTTGATTGCATGCTGGTTCGTTTCGCTCCCGAACAAGTCAGCTCGGAAGTCGCGACACCAGAAGACAAGGCGCGCATCGAGACCAATAGGGATCTCGGTCCGCCAGAGGATTCTCTGGTGTGCACAAAAAAATTAGAATCCATTGGATTTTCCAAGCACCTGTTCCATAGCGGAACAAAAGGGGGACTCGGATGGACAGGTACAGCGACATGTTGATTCTGGTCGCAGTGGTAGACGCAGGTGGCTTTTCGCCGGCCGCGCGCAAGCTTGGGATGACCCACTCGGCCATCAGCAAACGGGTTCAGCGGCTGGAGGATCGGCTTGGCACGCAGTTGTTGTTGCGCACGACTCGGACGTTGGCGCTGACTGAAGCCGGAGGGCGGTATGTGCGTGAAGCGCGCCCGATCCTCGAAGATATCCGGGCTTTGGAAGCTGCCGTATCGCTTGATTCCGACGCGCCAAGGGGCATGTTGAAAGTCACCTCTTCAAATGCCTTCGGCCATCATCATGTGGTGCCAGCCGTCGTCGATTTCATGCGGGTCTATCCGGAAATAAAAGTAGATCTGACCCTGACGGATGCCATTGTCGACATCAGGCACGAACGCATCGATGTGGCGATAAGAAGCGGTGCGCTATCCGACCCAAGCCTTGTCGCGCAAAAACTTGGATCGAATGAACGTGTCGTTTGCGCATCCCCCACCTATCTCGAGCTGAACGGGATGCCCGCCAGGCCCTCCGACCTGTCTGAGCACCTGTGCTTGAAGCTCAACTTTGAAAGCCGGTTCAACGATTGGGAGTTCCGTTCAGCTTCCAATCGGGCGATTCGGCTGGAGGGGAGTTTTTCCTGCAACAGTGTCGAGGCCATTCGTACTGTGTGTCTGGCTGGGGTCGGAATAGCTCGTCTGCCAGCGTTCATGGTGCGCGACGACCTAGCGTCCGGTCGCCTGATTCCGCTGCTAAAGGATTTTTCACGTTCCTCAGACGCCGCGATCTATGCGCTCAGGGTCGCAAGCGATTTTGTTCCGGCCAGGACTCGAGTGTTCATCGAGTTTCTGTCGGCCCGTTTCGCTTCGACGACCTGATCGACACGAAAGGTCGACAGGCCCTTCAAGGCGGGCTGCTGCCGGCGCCTGGCCGGCGGTTGGGGAGGAGGGCGTCAGTCTGGCAAGGCCACAGCATGCAGCGGCTAGTGTGGGAAGTCTGTTTTCGGGCGGGATTGCTCGGGGCTGAGGTACCATGCTGCGCCGAAACTTACGTCGAACCTCTCTGGCTGCTTATGTCCTCCAACGCGCTGTACACCGACCTGTCCGCTTACTACGACCTGATGTGCGCCGACATCGACTACCGGGCGCAGAGCCACTGCGTACGCCGGCTGCACCAGTTGTTTGGCAATCAGGGGCGCAGGCATCTGGATCTCGCCTGTGGCACCGGGCCGCACGTGCGCCATTTCCTCGATTTCGGTTACCGCAGTGCCGGCCTGGACATCAATCAGCCAATGCTGGATATCGCCCAGCTGCGCTGCCCCGAGGCACAGTTCAGCCGACAGGACATGGCGAGCTTCGGAGTGGGCGAGCCGCTGGATCTGATCACTTGCTTCCTCTACTCGATCCACTACAACGCCGGGCTGAAACAGCTGCAGGAGTGCCTGGCCAGCGTGCACGCAGCGCTTGAGGATGGCGGCGT
This window contains:
- a CDS encoding AbrB family transcriptional regulator, which codes for MWQWLLLLVLAVIAGQVLRQIGMPAADFLGSMLVAIGLGVRGARIRVPALAFKFGQGCIGLLVAHSLTAETLASIAHDWPIMLLATAITVVMSLLVALCLVRYGDLPGNAAAWGLSPGAASAMVAMAEDHGADSRVVATMQYVRVVCVVLIGAVVSHALGGEITSPQLPADAASLGFAVPANGILTIFVLVGSVLIGARFPAGALLVPLLAGAAMQLGGVFIIDLPQWLLCLAYGALGCYVGLRFDRETFDFVVRRLPAMLLSALALIALCALSAHYIAELLGKDFLSVYLATSPGGLDSMAIIALDTQADVGLVLAMQTMRLFGVILVGPFLARQIIRLSR
- a CDS encoding CitMHS family transporter is translated as MLSLLGLSMVVVFTYLIMTKRLSPVVALTVVPIVFALVGGFAPELGKMMLDGLKTVAPSAALLLFAILFFGIMIDSGLFDPLIRRILQTVNGNPVKIAMGTAVLSLLVALDGDGTTTYMITVAAMLPLYKRIGMNPLILACISMLSLSIMSGMSPWGGPATRAIAVLGLDASEYFIPMLPTMAGGALWVVFTAYILGRKELKRIGNTHLKTGGDDCYIKAILADNPNKRPKLIWLNLLLVIAVMVALVAGLMNAAVLFMLGFVVALMINYPQLDLQKERILAHSGNAMTVVLLVFAAGVFAGIFSGTKMVDSLANSLVEMIPSSWGSFFPLVVAITSMPLTFVLSNDAYYFGMVPILAQAAAAYGIDPVEIARASILGQPVHLMSPLVASTLLLVGMVDTDIGDFQRFTYKWAILTSLVITVLALLTGAITLLA
- a CDS encoding TerC family protein — protein: MEWLSDPVFWMALMQIIAIDILLGGDNAVVIALACRHLPEAQRRQAIAGGVAGAILLRIALLFFAMQLLALPYLKLVGAALLLWVGVKLLLPEDEQAHEVRAGASFFAAIKTIIIADAVMSLDNVLAVAGAAGGNLVLVSLGVLISIPIIVWGSQLVLKVMDRFPQVVLLGGGLLGWIAGGMAVTDIAVASWVSNDVWSKHLAAACGAALVMGTGLLLRTRASAVVDSSNG
- a CDS encoding LysR family transcriptional regulator — encoded protein: MLILVAVVDAGGFSPAARKLGMTHSAISKRVQRLEDRLGTQLLLRTTRTLALTEAGGRYVREARPILEDIRALEAAVSLDSDAPRGMLKVTSSNAFGHHHVVPAVVDFMRVYPEIKVDLTLTDAIVDIRHERIDVAIRSGALSDPSLVAQKLGSNERVVCASPTYLELNGMPARPSDLSEHLCLKLNFESRFNDWEFRSASNRAIRLEGSFSCNSVEAIRTVCLAGVGIARLPAFMVRDDLASGRLIPLLKDFSRSSDAAIYALRVASDFVPARTRVFIEFLSARFASTT
- a CDS encoding LysR family transcriptional regulator; translated protein: MDLRDLAYFETIAELGHLGRAAERLCRSQPALTKSIQRLEESLGVSLFQRDGRRIKLTPAGHLLLERSRQLRHSVDETRREVRDFANGLVGNIRLGCAVSMAEYLLPQLTATLLSLAPNVTLTLTVGMDDVLREGLLQGNLDLVISPFVDKVEGLETHALLEDQAVVVARRDHPLFSRPISQRELCRYRWVLPPLSASARKWIDNAFISRQLPTPMVQVESTSISLMPRLIARTDLLSFIAREHLLGGKAEASLREIPLADTTMTRVIGVSYRSEGYKSPATATLLDILLTHQANLFLQLDS
- a CDS encoding GNAT family N-acetyltransferase produces the protein MFTLVTLDTSPPESLKSQVLQMVVDYFSDISPVPLMPSNPLYQLYQYVIGYEVHLYLQAMDSSLDTTARLILALDDEDPSQVLGFALYLPSQDDSEACTLAYMAVKASHRRRGIARALLQQMAKHRPHVELACVANKVPTFESMGFQVLAAQGPHVLLNTRDHRSDGMVAVQDLTPIFQSKEVRQIHAYLVQQHGKKAMSEAENKRDRLLDQMAYQAQGLVKERFPTIH
- a CDS encoding 4-oxalomesaconate tautomerase codes for the protein MNSIPCMIMRGGTSRGPFIHMTDLPDSQEARAQVLLDLMGSGHPLQVDGIGGGNSLTSKVAIVGHSSRPDADVDYLFAQVDVTERRVDFTPNCGNMLSAVGPFAIETGLVAPTYGETRVRVFNINTQRIIECFVPTPRGRVEYEGDTSISGVPGSAAGIRLSFLDVAGAKTGALLPTGHAIEQIEGVDVTCLDAATPTVMIRASDLGVDGHADPASLDANSAMLERLERIRCEAGRRMGMGDVSQSVLPKPILLSSAVGEDGTLCARYFVPQRCHKALAVTGAIALGAAVNVPGSVAHRLALETSRVEAGQPLASIRIEHPSGHLDLRVELRDGNPMDIARVSLIRTARKIMDGRLYYRMPDAVH
- a CDS encoding OprD family porin, giving the protein MKTNAKPLPSTLACLVACLAPAAGAAGFIEDSKANLQLRNIYFNDDFKDEKGMSAKSAANAQSKKEEWAQGFLLDLQSGYTAGRLGFGLDALGLLGVKLDSGAGRAGTGLLPLHDDGRAADEFSSLGLTGKARFAGTTLKHGTHQPKLPVLVRNDARLLPQTFEGTQVTSADIADLSLTGGYFDEFRMRDSSDNHSITADGYAGDDGEGFWFAGADYKPSKALILSYYYGELEEFYQQHFIGVVHSLPLGPGSLTTDLRYFHSQDAGEARNGELDNDMYSGLLTYTQKGHALSAGYQQLNGEGGLPFVNGATVYSFSNAGVGKFVEEDERTWMLGYAYDFAAIGVPGLTAGVRYFKGRDGTTELRGSEVNAHEWERDIDLAYVVQQGALKGLGVKLRNIAYRSSYSRGRDNNRLYFTYDIALW
- a CDS encoding DMT family transporter; translated protein: MKHGLTTGIAAATFASLTWSMNFIAPLFIGEYSIFDLAACRFIISGLIGAVILMANFESCRNLGWKDWLAAAGLGFIGYVGYFMAVAIAATYAGPVIAPAFLGLVPVALAISGNVQGGISWRLLQIPFSLAALGLVLVNVQNVAQPEGLPYASLALGVGASMAAVALWVWFGLANQRALLKRPGMNAWLWTAMMMVGGSLQTLVFLPVGAGMELFNAPMLGFGLSAIGHLYLPALMLAAVASIGGAWAWTIASQRLPITLASQLLSMEMVFATCLGLLFSHRWPTAPEVLGISLIVLGVVKAIGAFRGNPGSPAVAH
- a CDS encoding class I SAM-dependent methyltransferase, coding for MSSNALYTDLSAYYDLMCADIDYRAQSHCVRRLHQLFGNQGRRHLDLACGTGPHVRHFLDFGYRSAGLDINQPMLDIAQLRCPEAQFSRQDMASFGVGEPLDLITCFLYSIHYNAGLKQLQECLASVHAALEDGGVFCFNTVDKRQIDNRSFVRHTVEHEGSCFTFGSGWYYSGEGEQQALRLSIEKTTAGETQAWQDEHAMVALSFTELQQQLQPHFEVHVFEHDYERITPWGGKSGNALFVCVKR